One part of the Enterobacter pseudoroggenkampii genome encodes these proteins:
- a CDS encoding phage major capsid protein, with translation MKKLLELRQQKAALKTQMRSMLDKADTEKRSLNEEEGKKFDELRAQADSLEVEITRLEAVADVQRNLPGTSIEGEPVSNDELRHYIMTGDMRSLSTLVPAEGGYTVIPELDKEIMRQLLDESVMRSIATVKTTKTNEYQKLVSVGGATVKRGTGLRFELTPPNTQLGNDVLELVERGDISGMSFGFRALKEAWDIGRSPYLRTVTAAELREITVTSMPAYPESGVEIAHRSLFSQHPELRRAGDNRPRWAELAGL, from the coding sequence ATGAAGAAATTACTCGAATTACGCCAGCAGAAAGCTGCACTTAAAACTCAGATGCGTTCCATGCTGGACAAAGCCGATACCGAAAAGCGCAGCCTGAACGAAGAAGAGGGAAAAAAGTTCGACGAACTCCGCGCCCAGGCAGATTCGCTTGAAGTTGAAATCACCCGCCTTGAAGCCGTTGCCGACGTTCAGCGAAATCTGCCTGGTACTTCCATTGAAGGTGAGCCGGTGAGCAATGACGAACTGCGCCACTACATTATGACGGGGGACATGCGCTCACTCTCCACACTGGTTCCTGCTGAGGGCGGCTATACCGTTATTCCTGAACTGGACAAAGAGATCATGCGCCAGTTGCTGGATGAGAGCGTTATGCGCTCTATTGCCACGGTGAAGACCACCAAAACCAACGAATACCAGAAACTGGTATCTGTGGGCGGTGCGACGGTCAAACGTGGAACCGGGCTGCGCTTCGAACTTACTCCACCGAATACCCAGCTTGGGAATGATGTGCTGGAGCTGGTAGAACGTGGGGATATTTCCGGCATGAGTTTTGGTTTCCGTGCGCTGAAAGAAGCGTGGGATATCGGCCGGTCTCCATACCTGCGCACTGTGACCGCCGCTGAACTGCGGGAAATCACAGTTACGTCTATGCCTGCTTATCCTGAGTCTGGTGTGGAAATCGCGCACCGTTCGCTTTTCTCCCAACATCCTGAACTGCGCCGCGCTGGCGATAACCGTCCCCGCTGGGCTGAATTAGCGGGGCTTTGA
- a CDS encoding DUF4365 domain-containing protein produces MDKFKQMEQFNIAYVHALASHAGFKISRCDVDDDSVDITIEGTGFTDGKIRNPKIDLQLKSTSNFDVKDGKISYALKKKNYMDLIGDNVLSPRYLVLLQLPEDVSEWLLNSERGVSLHNCCYWCSLRDYEPTENTSSVTIKMPVTQVLTSSFLKDMMKAASNRESV; encoded by the coding sequence ATGGACAAATTTAAGCAGATGGAACAATTTAACATCGCTTATGTACATGCTCTGGCATCACATGCAGGCTTCAAAATATCCAGGTGTGATGTTGATGATGATAGTGTTGATATTACTATTGAAGGAACTGGATTTACTGACGGAAAAATAAGAAATCCCAAAATCGATCTGCAATTAAAATCCACCTCAAATTTTGATGTTAAAGATGGAAAAATATCTTACGCATTAAAAAAGAAAAATTATATGGATCTTATTGGTGACAACGTTCTTTCACCACGCTATTTAGTATTGCTTCAATTACCAGAAGATGTTTCGGAATGGCTTTTAAATAGTGAAAGAGGAGTGTCGCTTCACAATTGCTGTTATTGGTGTTCGCTTCGAGATTATGAGCCTACTGAAAATACATCTTCTGTCACAATAAAAATGCCTGTCACCCAAGTATTGACATCCTCCTTTCTTAAGGACATGATGAAAGCTGCTAGCAACAGGGAAAGCGTATAA